The Microplitis demolitor isolate Queensland-Clemson2020A chromosome 8, iyMicDemo2.1a, whole genome shotgun sequence genome has a segment encoding these proteins:
- the LOC103576752 gene encoding uncharacterized protein LOC103576752, with amino-acid sequence MSSLTSTSISSTVAGQITSTLLPTVTKIDAIRDDSSSLSVVLAFSIVFVLAPVTITSNTMILAAFYRYKRLRTASNCLLASLAVSDFGVGVFIPFGVHMELSGIPETGVSSLRIIPYCIVITLCSVSVLVTVAIAVDRLTSLAQPLRYKNIITHSSVEKYIAVFWVYAIVVGLSPLIYAHIMGFTPTNSGSCRFGAAVQPPVRVFLVVAVWAPSAFVLLGCYIYVYLVARAHARAIYTVELSFRHQTQTLALPRYGQTLAVTVGAFLILWLPFQACMLLDVFCGTRILSEWSVVWLGLPILAHSGVNPWIYAFHHGEMRVAAGKIAEDVVTLFGIHPSRYGCSPVGRGGSNLELAAVNKSHEDRRPPVEDCFAAKQQNNFYPVKDKRSETTSNNVEISPEGNDSGKRFSQYESVVDVIEEDVHDLAKMLGADFAIDRCHVIDTNHNVDKIKNLKYLLDPTFNKIRHLRKLNHKPMVCCGKHQRNNQGNNLNQFKFISYQNLKSDINSRRTLKLNALSDPTLNVDTPYRDNVDLGEGLHKDTLLRFNQRRDSGLASMSDSNIKAINLVKSHSHRVVVPECHRYSVQSLDHSRCLIQSRKPDRKTSRDLNPVKTRSEIAAKWRQAASKQLTVTANKLTSFFHPEHHRLYNFRGSQQTSTASTSSSSHLQAPQKNLDSLRHSESISCGIERSTCSKLLEPARLTSTLTVPIIHSEPPSPQVDFPPLAALREEESADDMEAVRYPQTRRGSSKSPVRHSDPFPYVLLNIEDFDRKISPDVSSHTLRSIDPDELIAALSKTSQSPELRRSSTNLFPEHDSTRFSSRRPSDLRWSEASRSQEIISNINEHQKSPSSYSVNNYQTCNSGSDLNDVTCLDSFMCPDPLSSSLRESFFEAPSNPDSDVFTSLEDTEIKESTPDPRRWILPPVHSSVSSVNNKILNNNNNHNNHNNSSNKRPENESHQSKSTESVMFRCRHAILRLQMMGHRGKICLNTSKDLIINGSKKNVKLAPLATPTPIDICSPSVEIKGSPGIGVRV; translated from the exons ATGTCTAGCTTGACGTCGACCTCCATCTCGAGCACAGTGGCAGGCCAAATAACAAGCACCCTCCTGCCAACAGTGACCAAGATTGACGCAATAAGGGATGACTCAAGTTCTCTGTCTGTTGTTCTCGCTTTCTCAATTGTTTTTGTTCTCGCTCCCGTGACCATCACCAGCAACACCATGATTCTAGCCGCCTTCTACAGATACAAGAGACTCAGGACCGCCTCAAATTGCTTACTAGCTTCTCTCGCGGTCAGTGACTTCGGG GTCGGAGTATTCATACCTTTTGGTGTCCACATGGAGCTGTCAGGTATCCCCGAGACCGGGGTTTCAAGTCTCCGTATTATTCCATACTGCATCGTTATCACTCTGTGCAGTGTCAGCGTCCTCGTCACTGTTGCAATAGCTGTCGATCGGCTTACATCACTTGCTCAACCACTTCGttacaaaaatatcattactCACAGCAGCGTCGAGAAATATATCGCTGTCTTCTGGGTCTACGCTATCGTCGTCGGACTATCGCCACTCATTTATGCACACATTATGGGTTTCACCCCAACCAATAG TGGGAGTTGTCGTTTCGGAGCAGCGGTACAACCACCCGTGCGTGTATTTCTAGTGGTAGCAGTTTGGGCGCCAAGTGCATTCGTTTTGCTCGGCTGTTATATTTATGTCTACCTCGTTGCACGTGCACACGCCCGAGCAATCTACACCGTCGAGCTGTCATTCAGACATCAAACCCAGACACTGGCACTGCCGCGTTATGGTCAAACTTTAGCGGTGACTGTTGGAGCTTTTCTCATTCTCTGGCTGCCTTTTCAG GCTTGCATGCTGCTTGATGTATTTTGTGGTACTCGTATCTTGTCGGAGTGGTCAGTTGTGTGGCTCGGACTCCCGATTCTAGCTCACAGCGGCGTAAATCCCTGGATCTATGCTTTTCATCACGGCGAAATGCGTGTAGCAGCTGGGAAAATAGCCGAGGACGTAGTGACCCTCTTTGGCATTCATCCAAGTCGGTACGGATGCTCACCAGTCGGCCGTGGTGGTTCTAATCTCGAGCTTGCTGCGGTAAACAAGAGCCACGAGGATCGACGACCGCCTGTTGAGGATTGCTTCGCAgcaaaacaacaaaataatttttatcctgTAAAGGACAAACGCTCGGAGACGACGAGTAATAATGTTGAGATTTCTCCCGAGGGCAATGATTCGGGTAAGCGCTTTTCCCAGTATGAGTCGGTCGTCGATGTAATCGAAGAGGATGTTCACGACCTTGCTAAAATGCTCGGGGCTGATTTTGCTATTGATAGATGTCATGTGATAGATACCAATCATAatgtagataaaataaaaaatcttaaatatttacttgatccgacttttaataaaatacgtcaTTTACGTAAATTGAATCACAAACCGATGGTGTGCTGTGGCAAACATCAACGAAATAACCAgggaaataatttgaatcaatttaaattcatttcgtATCAGAACTTGAAAAGTGATATAAATAGTCGAAGAACGCTCAAACTAAACGCTTTGTCAGATCCTACGCTGAATGTAGACACACCATACCGCGACAACGTGGATCTGGGTGAAGGACTTCACAAAGACACATTACTACGCTTTAATCAACGAAGAGACTCCGGTCTGGCCTCTATGTCCGATTCTAACATCAAAGCTATTAATCTTGTCAAGTCACACAGTCATCGGGTTGTGGTGCCTGAGTGTCATCGGTACTCTGTTCAAAGCCTAGATCACTCCCGGTGTCTTATTCAATCTCGTAAGCCAGACAGAAAAACGTCTCGGGACTTAAACCCCGTAAAAACCAGGAGTGAGATTGCTGCGAAATGGCGGCAGGCGGCATCAAAACAGCTTACTGTCACCGCAAATAAACTTACAAGCTTCTTCCACCCGGAACACCATCGGCTCTACAATTTTCGTGGTTCACAGCAGACTAGTACTGCATCAACATCATCATCTTCACATCTACAAGCACCACAGAAAAACTTGGATAGCCTGAGGCACTCCGAGTCCATCAGTTGTGGAATTGAAAGATCAACTTGCTCAAAATTACTAGAGCCCGCAAGACTTACAAGTACATTAACTGTTCCTATTATTCACTCAGAACCGCCAAGTCCGCAAGTTGACTTTCCTCCTTTAGCAGCATTAAGGGAAGAAGAGTCTGCGGATGACATGGAAGCAGTCCGGTATCCTCAAACAAGACGTGGCAGCTCAAAGAGCCCAGTAAGACACTCAGATCCCTTTCCTTATGTTTTGCTTAACATCGAAGactttgatagaaaaataagtcCCGATGTCTCTAGTCATACCTTAAGATCAATAGATCCGGACGAACTGATTGCAGCTTTATCTAAAACGTCACAGTCTCCCGAATTACGGCGATCAAGTACTAATCTTTTTCCCGAACATGATTCTACGAGATTTAGCTCACGAAGACCCTCGGACTTACGATGGTCAGAAGCTTCCAGAAGTCAGGagattatttctaatataaacGAACACCAAAAGTCACCCTCCTCATACTccgttaataattatcagactTGTAACAGCGGGAGTGATTTGAATGACGTAACTTGTCTGGATTCATTTATGTGTCCCGACCCACTGAGTTCATCCCTGCGTGAGTCTTTTTTTGAAGCACCGTCTAATCCAGACTCTGATGTTTTTACGTCACTAGAAGACACTGAAATAAAAGAATCAACGCCGGATCCACGACGCTGGATCCTCCCTCCTGTTCACTCCTCAGTGTCttcagttaataataaaattttaaataataataataatcataataaccATAATAACAGTAGCAACAAACGACCAGAAAATGAATCACATCAAAGTAAATCAACAGAGTCGGTAATGTTTAGGTGTCGGCATGCTATTTTAAGGCTGCAGATGATGGGCCACAGAGGGAAAATTTGTCTCAATACTAGCaaagatttaataataaatgggtcgaaaaaaaatgtgaaattaGCGCCACTTGCTACACCCACGCCCATTGACATTTGTTCACCCTCTGTCGAGATTAAGGGCTCACCTGGTATCGGTGTTAGAGTATGA
- the LOC103576751 gene encoding tryptophan--tRNA ligase, cytoplasmic has protein sequence MESETVGIEKLEVNGDSSPEDVVTPWTVESTNDTGIDYDKLIKKFGSSKIDQELLDRFEKITGKPCHHFLRRGIFFSHRDMHTVLNLYEQGKPFYLYTGRGPSSDAMHVGHMIPFVFCKWLQDVFNVPLVIQLTDDEKSIWKNIKIEDAIKLSYENAKDIIACGFDLNKTFIFSNLEHVGSNPAFYQNMIRIQKSVTFNQIKGIFGFGDSDPVGKIAFPPTQAVPAFSSTFPFIFGDAKLPCLIPCGIDQDPYFRMSRDVAPKMGFPKPALLHSSFFPALQGSQTKMSASDINSAIFLTDTPKQIKNKINKHAFSGGQTTVEEHRKLGGNCDIDISYQWLRFFLEDDDKLSEIRKNYTSGALLTGELKQELIKILQEVVGSHQERRKTITDDLVKEFMKPRDLGFVLKK, from the exons atggagTCCGAAACAGTGGGCATTGAGAAGTTAGAGGTTAATGGAGACAGCTCACCAGAGGATGTCGTTACTCCTTGGACTGTTGAAAGTACCAATGATACGGGGATAGATTACGATAAATTAATCA agaaGTTTGGCAGCTCGAAGATAGATCAGGAATTGTTGgatagatttgaaaaaataactggAAAACCCTGTCATCATTTTCTGCGCCgtggtatatttttttcacaccgGGATATGCACACAGTATTGAATTTGTATGAACAGGGCAAGCCATTCTACTTGTACACAGGAAGAGGTCCCAGTTCAGATGCAATGCACGTTGGACATATGATACCTTTTGTCTTTTGTAAATGGCTCCAAGACGTATTCAACGTTCCGCTGGTGATCCAACTGACTGatgatgaaaaatcaatatggaaaaatattaaaatagaagATGCCATTAAGCTGTCGTATGAAAATGCTAAGGACATAATCGCTTGtggatttgatttaaataaaaccttCATATTTTCAAATCTTGAGCACGTTGGCAGTAACCCagcattttatcaaaatatgataAGAATCCAAAAGTCGGTGACGTTTAATCAGATCAAAGGAATATTCGGCTTTGGTGACAGTGACCCAGTTGGTAAAATTGCATTTCCACCAACCCAAGCAGTTCCAGCATTTTCCAGCACgtttccatttatttttggaGATGCTAAATTGCCTTGTCTGATTCCCTGTGGCATTGATCAGGATCCGTACTTCAGAATGTCCAGAGATGTTGCTCCAAAAATGGGTTTTCCTAAGCCGGCATTGTTGCATTCCTCATTTTTCCCAGCTCTGCAAGGATCGCAAACAAAAATGTCTGCCAGTGATATAAACTCGGCTATATTTTTAACAGACACTCCTaagcaaattaaaaataaaataaataaacacgcGTTTTCTGGCGGACAGACTACCGTTGAAGAGCACAGGAAACTCGGTGGGAACTGTGATATAGATATTTCTTACCAGTGGTTACGGTTTTTCCTCGAAGATGATGATAAATTGAGTGAAATCAGGAag aacTATACAAGTGGAGCCTTGCTGACTGGAGAATTGAAGCaagaattgattaaaatacTTCAGGAGGTTGTAGGTTCACATCAAGAACGCAGGAAAACTATCACTGATGATCTAGTTAAAGAATTTATGAAGCCGAGAGATCTCGGTTtcgtacttaaaaaataa
- the LOC103576750 gene encoding protein phosphatase 1B isoform X1, with translation MGAFLDTPNTEKYNEHGAGNDLQYGVASMQGWRMEMEDAHCAMTGLEGGLSDWSYFAVFDGHAGALVSAHSAEHLLDSIVETDEFKSEDVIKGIHSGFLRLDHKMRDLLETNKDKSGSTAVCAFISPKHIYIANCGDSRAVLCSSGSPVFSTRDHKPVLPAEKERIQAAGGSVMVERVNGSLAVSRALGDYEYKNVEGRGPCEQLVSPEPEIFVRDRDMENDEFLVLACDGIWDVMTNKDLCDFIYSRLLLTDDLEAVTNQVIDTCLHKGSRDNMSIVLVTFPAAPKPSIEAQKKEAELETAIERRIKEIVAQQEGKDGFDYLELLRILVDQDLPNLPPGGGLPAKQPLIEQVFREVCPGRAESVSLKYEYPSF, from the exons ATGGGGGCATTTTTAGACACACCGAACACTGAGAAGTACAACGAGCACGGTGCGGGCAATGATTTGCAGTACGGAGTTGCTAGTATGCAAGGATGGCGTATGGAGATGGAAGACGCACATTGTGCGATGACAGGCTTGGAGGGTGGCCTGTCCGACTGGAGTTACTTCGCGGTATTTGACGGGCATGCTGGGGCGTTAGTTTCCGCGCATAGCGCGGAACATTTGCTGGACTCAATAGTAGAAACAGATGAGTTCAAATCCGAGGATGTGATAAAGGGCATACACTCTGGTTTTCTGCGACTCGACCACAAAATGCGCGATTTGCTGGAGACGAATAAAGACAAGTCTGGATCAACAGCTGTTTGTGCATTCATATCACCCAAACACATTTACATCGCAAACTGCGGTGACTCAAGAGCTGTACTCTGTAGTTCAGGGAGTCCCGTGTTCTCAACACGAGACCACAAGCCCGTACTGCCAGCCGAAAAAGAACGCATCCAAGCAGCAGGTGGCAGCGTCATGGTCGAGCGTGTTAATGGTTCATTGGCTGTGTCACGTGCTCTCGGTGATTACGAGTACAAAAATGTCGAAGGTCGTGGACCATGTGAGCAATTAGTATCACCAGAGCCAGAAATTTTTGTCCGCGATCGGGACATGGAGAACGATGAGTTTCTAGTACTCGCGTGCGATGGCATTTGGGACGTTATGACCAATAAAGATCTTTGcgattttatttactcaagaTTATTGCTCACTGATGACTTAGAGGCTGTTACTAACCAGGTTATTGATACCTGTCTTCACAag ggcAGCAGAGACAATATGAGCATAGTATTGGTAACATTTCCTGCGGCACCCAAGCCAAGTATCGAGGCACAAAAGAAGGAAGCCGAGTTAGAAACGGCCATCGAAAGGAGAATTAAAG AAATAGTTGCACAACAAGAGGGTAAAGATGGCTTCGATTATCTGGAACTGCTACGGATTCTTGTTGATCAAGATCTACCGAATCTACCCCCTGGAGGCGGTCTTCCGGCAAA ACAACCACTCATTGAACAAGTCTTTCGAGAAGTGTGTCCCGGCAGAGCGGAGAGCGTAAGTCTTAAATATGAATAtccttcattttaa
- the LOC103576750 gene encoding protein phosphatase 1B isoform X2: MGAFLDTPNTEKYNEHGAGNDLQYGVASMQGWRMEMEDAHCAMTGLEGGLSDWSYFAVFDGHAGALVSAHSAEHLLDSIVETDEFKSEDVIKGIHSGFLRLDHKMRDLLETNKDKSGSTAVCAFISPKHIYIANCGDSRAVLCSSGSPVFSTRDHKPVLPAEKERIQAAGGSVMVERVNGSLAVSRALGDYEYKNVEGRGPCEQLVSPEPEIFVRDRDMENDEFLVLACDGIWDVMTNKDLCDFIYSRLLLTDDLEAVTNQVIDTCLHKGSRDNMSIVLVTFPAAPKPSIEAQKKEAELETAIERRIKEIVAQQEGKDGFDYLELLRILVDQDLPNLPPGGGLPAKQPLIEQVFREVCPGRAESTSESS, translated from the exons ATGGGGGCATTTTTAGACACACCGAACACTGAGAAGTACAACGAGCACGGTGCGGGCAATGATTTGCAGTACGGAGTTGCTAGTATGCAAGGATGGCGTATGGAGATGGAAGACGCACATTGTGCGATGACAGGCTTGGAGGGTGGCCTGTCCGACTGGAGTTACTTCGCGGTATTTGACGGGCATGCTGGGGCGTTAGTTTCCGCGCATAGCGCGGAACATTTGCTGGACTCAATAGTAGAAACAGATGAGTTCAAATCCGAGGATGTGATAAAGGGCATACACTCTGGTTTTCTGCGACTCGACCACAAAATGCGCGATTTGCTGGAGACGAATAAAGACAAGTCTGGATCAACAGCTGTTTGTGCATTCATATCACCCAAACACATTTACATCGCAAACTGCGGTGACTCAAGAGCTGTACTCTGTAGTTCAGGGAGTCCCGTGTTCTCAACACGAGACCACAAGCCCGTACTGCCAGCCGAAAAAGAACGCATCCAAGCAGCAGGTGGCAGCGTCATGGTCGAGCGTGTTAATGGTTCATTGGCTGTGTCACGTGCTCTCGGTGATTACGAGTACAAAAATGTCGAAGGTCGTGGACCATGTGAGCAATTAGTATCACCAGAGCCAGAAATTTTTGTCCGCGATCGGGACATGGAGAACGATGAGTTTCTAGTACTCGCGTGCGATGGCATTTGGGACGTTATGACCAATAAAGATCTTTGcgattttatttactcaagaTTATTGCTCACTGATGACTTAGAGGCTGTTACTAACCAGGTTATTGATACCTGTCTTCACAag ggcAGCAGAGACAATATGAGCATAGTATTGGTAACATTTCCTGCGGCACCCAAGCCAAGTATCGAGGCACAAAAGAAGGAAGCCGAGTTAGAAACGGCCATCGAAAGGAGAATTAAAG AAATAGTTGCACAACAAGAGGGTAAAGATGGCTTCGATTATCTGGAACTGCTACGGATTCTTGTTGATCAAGATCTACCGAATCTACCCCCTGGAGGCGGTCTTCCGGCAAA ACAACCACTCATTGAACAAGTCTTTCGAGAAGTGTGTCCCGGCAGAGCGGAGAGC ACGTCAGAATCCAGTTAG
- the LOC103576749 gene encoding beclin 1-associated autophagy-related key regulator isoform X1, whose product MATSSSDGSYTAPADFQLSSELEDVSSRLSVNLFKCPLCHYSRRIFYCRQCVQNGDFVHSTSVYSERFADKQLRLLRLKAARAQLEEKWTKIFEKHRQKDKLTCDINICKERVRLLQSLINETKQSINKGNERLNILKDANSQIVQRLPRHENRVERVHEFIGELKNKQEKQRGNVDRKRKRLKRVIRTAARQLVQFIFPLCQVEAERSFCSDDDNPSADVVTCALADASGTSYVRGRWISDSENSLEMHHRIVAPTLPGSGDYSAYSLWVAASKDGTPGSNKENTMNNPAYNISAALTYATQLVNVLAYYINVRLPYKLTYGEFCGNEMSEQKFARKVARLNSNILHLCFTQNTNLSVLHPMHTLQNLMHLLNTEISDLGRIGPMEVDPSIVEKLHNQLTCDLENSDDSGSDEEEDAFNWEWEAVPNVACPEMQVPHPGAITSQQSSSIHVNQSVAGGLVTSAAASIASIWRGWTTNR is encoded by the exons ATGGCGACAAGCAGTTCCGATGGTTCTTATACGGCTCCAGCTGATTTTCAACTGTCCTCTGAATTAGAAGACGTATCTAGTCGTCTGAGtgttaatttattcaagtgtCCATTGTGCCATTATAGTAGACGAATATTTTACTGCAGGCAGTGTGTCCAAAATGGTGACTTTGTTCATTCAACTTCTGTTTACTCTGAacg GTTTGCGGATAAACAGCTACGGTTGTTACGGTTGAAAGCTGCCAGAGCTCAATTGGAAGAAAAGTGGaccaaaatatttgaaaagcATCGTCAGAAAGATAAACtg acaTGTGATATCAATATATGTAAGGAAAGAGTGAGATTACTACAGAGTCTTATAAATGAAACAAAGCAAAGTATAAACAAAG gaAATGAGCGGctgaatattttgaaagatGCCAATTCTCAGATAGTCCAGCGACTGCCGAGACACGAGAATCGGGTTGAAAGAGTCCATGAATTTATCGGAGAACTCAAGAACAAACAGGAAAAGCAGAGGGGAAATGTTGATAGAAAACGTAAGAGGTTGAAGAGAGTCATCAGAACAGCGGCTAGACAACTAGTCCAATTCATATTTCCGCTGTGTCAAGTTGAAGCCGAGCgaag tttttGTAGCGATGATGACAATCCCAGTGCTGATGTTGTAACATGCGCATTAGCTGATGCATCAGGTACTTCGTATGTCAGAGGCCGGTGGATTAGCGACTCTGAAAATAGTTTGGAGATGCACCATCGTATCGTCGCTCCAACTCTACCAGGTTCCGGTGACTATAGCGCTTACTCACTTTGGG tTGCAGCAAGTAAAGATGGAACACCAGGATCTAATAAAGAAAATACGATGAATAATCCCGCGTATAATATCAGTGCAGCTCTTACGTATGCTACTCAACTAGTCAACGTACTTGCTTACTATATAAATGTTAGATTACCATACAAATTAACGTACGG gGAGTTCTGCGGTAATGAAATGTCGGAGCAAAAATTTGCAAGGAAAGTTGCCCGATTGAACAGCAATATATTACATTTATGTTTCACTCAGAATACAAATCTATCGGTGTTACATCCAATGCACACTCTTCAGAATCTTATGCACTTGCTCAATACTGAAATAAGTGATCTTGGCAG gaTTGGCCCAATGGAAGTGGATCCAAGTATAGTAGAAAAATTACACAACCAGTTGACTTGTGATCTGGAGAACAGCGACGACTCGGGCTCCGACGAAGAGGAAGACGCTTTTAATTGGGAGTGGGAGGct GTTCCGAATGTCGCGTGTCCGGAAATGCAAGTTCCTCATCCAGGTGCGATAACGAGCCAACAGTCCTCTAGTATTCATGTTAATCAGAGCGTTGCTGGAGGCTTGGTGACAAGTGCCGCGGCTAGTATTGCCTCCATTTGGCGAGGATGGACTACCAAtagatag
- the LOC103576749 gene encoding beclin 1-associated autophagy-related key regulator isoform X2: MATSSSDGSYTAPADFQLSSELEDVSSRLSVNLFKCPLCHYSRRIFYCRQCVQNGDFVHSTSVYSERFADKQLRLLRLKAARAQLEEKWTKIFEKHRQKDKLTCDINICKERVRLLQSLINETKQSINKGNERLNILKDANSQIVQRLPRHENRVERVHEFIGELKNKQEKQRGNVDRKRKRLKRVIRTAARQLVQFIFPLCQVEAERSDDDNPSADVVTCALADASGTSYVRGRWISDSENSLEMHHRIVAPTLPGSGDYSAYSLWVAASKDGTPGSNKENTMNNPAYNISAALTYATQLVNVLAYYINVRLPYKLTYGEFCGNEMSEQKFARKVARLNSNILHLCFTQNTNLSVLHPMHTLQNLMHLLNTEISDLGRIGPMEVDPSIVEKLHNQLTCDLENSDDSGSDEEEDAFNWEWEAVPNVACPEMQVPHPGAITSQQSSSIHVNQSVAGGLVTSAAASIASIWRGWTTNR; encoded by the exons ATGGCGACAAGCAGTTCCGATGGTTCTTATACGGCTCCAGCTGATTTTCAACTGTCCTCTGAATTAGAAGACGTATCTAGTCGTCTGAGtgttaatttattcaagtgtCCATTGTGCCATTATAGTAGACGAATATTTTACTGCAGGCAGTGTGTCCAAAATGGTGACTTTGTTCATTCAACTTCTGTTTACTCTGAacg GTTTGCGGATAAACAGCTACGGTTGTTACGGTTGAAAGCTGCCAGAGCTCAATTGGAAGAAAAGTGGaccaaaatatttgaaaagcATCGTCAGAAAGATAAACtg acaTGTGATATCAATATATGTAAGGAAAGAGTGAGATTACTACAGAGTCTTATAAATGAAACAAAGCAAAGTATAAACAAAG gaAATGAGCGGctgaatattttgaaagatGCCAATTCTCAGATAGTCCAGCGACTGCCGAGACACGAGAATCGGGTTGAAAGAGTCCATGAATTTATCGGAGAACTCAAGAACAAACAGGAAAAGCAGAGGGGAAATGTTGATAGAAAACGTAAGAGGTTGAAGAGAGTCATCAGAACAGCGGCTAGACAACTAGTCCAATTCATATTTCCGCTGTGTCAAGTTGAAGCCGAGCgaag CGATGATGACAATCCCAGTGCTGATGTTGTAACATGCGCATTAGCTGATGCATCAGGTACTTCGTATGTCAGAGGCCGGTGGATTAGCGACTCTGAAAATAGTTTGGAGATGCACCATCGTATCGTCGCTCCAACTCTACCAGGTTCCGGTGACTATAGCGCTTACTCACTTTGGG tTGCAGCAAGTAAAGATGGAACACCAGGATCTAATAAAGAAAATACGATGAATAATCCCGCGTATAATATCAGTGCAGCTCTTACGTATGCTACTCAACTAGTCAACGTACTTGCTTACTATATAAATGTTAGATTACCATACAAATTAACGTACGG gGAGTTCTGCGGTAATGAAATGTCGGAGCAAAAATTTGCAAGGAAAGTTGCCCGATTGAACAGCAATATATTACATTTATGTTTCACTCAGAATACAAATCTATCGGTGTTACATCCAATGCACACTCTTCAGAATCTTATGCACTTGCTCAATACTGAAATAAGTGATCTTGGCAG gaTTGGCCCAATGGAAGTGGATCCAAGTATAGTAGAAAAATTACACAACCAGTTGACTTGTGATCTGGAGAACAGCGACGACTCGGGCTCCGACGAAGAGGAAGACGCTTTTAATTGGGAGTGGGAGGct GTTCCGAATGTCGCGTGTCCGGAAATGCAAGTTCCTCATCCAGGTGCGATAACGAGCCAACAGTCCTCTAGTATTCATGTTAATCAGAGCGTTGCTGGAGGCTTGGTGACAAGTGCCGCGGCTAGTATTGCCTCCATTTGGCGAGGATGGACTACCAAtagatag